A single window of Rhizobium sp. SL42 DNA harbors:
- the lptG gene encoding LPS export ABC transporter permease LptG, whose protein sequence is MIRTLGRYFFRRYMMTAFWFFIGVTSLVFLIDFTESSGRFGSLPGASVTGTLLLTALRLPLIIQQTVPFIGLFVGMTTLIALNRKSELVVARAAGISAWQFMMPFLFGAFLIGLATTLLINPLAAYGQSKALSLEAEWREGSNRTTTVSVPWLRQISGDTDVAMGARTVLEGGTQLVDAVLIHFDSEGRIALRQDARTANLKDGYWLLNDVLETRPGEIQKRLATAQVATNLQKDFIQERLAQPETVAFYDLFQKIRVARSFGVPTQALETQFHSLLSMPFLLVAMTLIAATVSIKFSRFNQSRSVILGGIVSGFVLYVATVLVKAFGSSGVMPPYVATWVPVIVAMALGATILLHKEDG, encoded by the coding sequence ATGATCCGGACACTCGGCCGTTACTTCTTCCGCCGCTACATGATGACCGCCTTCTGGTTCTTTATCGGCGTCACGTCCCTGGTCTTTCTCATCGATTTTACCGAGTCGTCGGGACGTTTTGGCTCGCTGCCCGGCGCTTCGGTGACCGGCACGCTTCTGTTGACCGCCTTGCGACTGCCGCTGATCATCCAGCAGACGGTCCCGTTCATCGGTCTGTTCGTCGGCATGACCACCCTGATTGCACTGAACCGGAAGTCGGAACTTGTCGTCGCGCGCGCGGCAGGCATCTCTGCCTGGCAGTTCATGATGCCGTTCCTGTTCGGCGCATTCCTGATCGGTCTTGCCACCACGTTGCTGATCAATCCGCTCGCCGCCTATGGCCAGAGCAAGGCTCTGTCGCTCGAGGCGGAATGGCGCGAAGGCTCCAATCGCACCACAACTGTGTCCGTGCCCTGGCTGCGTCAGATCAGCGGCGATACCGACGTCGCCATGGGTGCCCGCACGGTTCTGGAGGGCGGAACGCAGCTCGTCGATGCGGTTCTCATCCACTTCGATTCCGAGGGGCGAATTGCGCTGCGGCAGGACGCACGCACAGCGAACTTGAAAGATGGTTACTGGCTTCTTAACGATGTCCTGGAGACCCGTCCCGGCGAGATACAGAAAAGGCTCGCAACAGCCCAGGTTGCTACAAACCTGCAAAAGGATTTCATCCAGGAGCGTTTGGCACAACCGGAAACTGTTGCTTTTTATGATCTTTTTCAGAAAATCCGAGTGGCTCGCTCATTCGGAGTCCCCACACAGGCACTGGAAACGCAGTTTCATTCCCTGCTCTCCATGCCCTTTCTTCTCGTTGCAATGACCCTGATCGCCGCAACCGTGTCCATAAAGTTCAGCCGGTTTAACCAATCCCGCTCCGTGATTCTGGGTGGAATCGTTTCAGGCTTCGTGCTTTATGTTGCAACAGTGCTCGTAAAAGCATTCGGAAGCAGCGGCGTGATGCCGCCATATGTTGCGACCTGGGTACCAGTTATCGTAGCGATGGCATTGGGAGCAACGATTCTGCTTCACAAGGAGGATGGTTAG
- a CDS encoding LptF/LptG family permease → MKLLELYILRRVVQMFLTALLPVLAIIWTTQVLARINLVTDSGQSVGSFMTLATLILPTIVSAVLPFALVIGITQTLTAMNNDSELAVIDAAGAARGTILRPIITMAVVLSVFSFAMINFVEPKMRVNVREMIAAAYADLLSTVIEEKSFRRLDEGLYIQISERQGRILKGLLVADSRDPASAFIYYAREGAVEENGQALLMRDGEVQRKTVEGNVTVIRFDSYSFDLSELSSNRGQARLNSGDRNLAFLLNPDPNDPQYKERPGKYHAELHRRMSVWLFPLAFALISLVICGDARSHREARLHPMAASLLLTLGLFWLSNYTVSLAEQASATTPLIYVVPLSAIILSGWALYSGKRLSLPKPVANMLTRVQMRLRKLTPQDESSSTGGAA, encoded by the coding sequence ATGAAGCTTCTTGAACTCTATATCCTGCGACGTGTCGTGCAGATGTTCCTCACCGCCTTGCTGCCGGTGCTGGCGATCATTTGGACGACTCAGGTCCTGGCGCGCATCAATCTGGTGACAGACAGCGGTCAGTCGGTCGGATCGTTCATGACGCTTGCGACGTTGATCCTGCCGACGATCGTGTCCGCCGTGCTGCCGTTTGCCCTGGTGATCGGCATCACGCAGACGCTGACGGCCATGAACAATGATTCCGAACTTGCGGTTATCGATGCGGCAGGTGCCGCGCGGGGAACCATCCTGCGGCCGATCATCACCATGGCGGTCGTCCTCAGCGTCTTTTCCTTCGCGATGATCAATTTCGTCGAGCCGAAAATGCGGGTGAATGTGCGCGAAATGATCGCGGCCGCCTATGCCGACCTGTTGTCCACCGTGATTGAGGAGAAATCCTTCCGCCGACTGGATGAAGGGCTCTACATTCAGATCTCCGAGCGCCAGGGGCGCATCCTGAAGGGGCTTCTGGTCGCCGATTCCCGCGACCCGGCATCGGCATTCATCTACTATGCGCGCGAAGGCGCGGTGGAGGAAAACGGCCAGGCGCTTCTGATGCGCGACGGCGAAGTCCAGCGAAAGACCGTCGAAGGCAATGTCACGGTCATCCGCTTCGATTCCTATTCCTTCGACCTCTCCGAGCTCTCCAGCAACCGTGGACAGGCGCGTTTGAATTCTGGCGACAGAAATCTCGCATTCCTCCTCAATCCCGACCCGAATGATCCGCAGTACAAGGAGCGCCCCGGGAAATACCACGCCGAGCTTCATCGACGCATGAGCGTGTGGCTGTTTCCGCTTGCGTTTGCGTTGATCTCTCTCGTCATTTGCGGTGATGCGCGGTCACATCGCGAAGCACGATTGCACCCGATGGCTGCCTCGCTGCTTTTGACGCTCGGCCTCTTCTGGCTTTCCAACTACACCGTTTCGCTTGCGGAACAGGCAAGCGCGACCACGCCGCTTATCTACGTTGTTCCGCTGTCGGCGATTATCCTGTCGGGCTGGGCGCTCTACAGTGGCAAACGCCTGAGTTTGCCGAAACCGGTTGCAAACATGCTGACCCGCGTTCAGATGCGGCTTCGCAAGCTGACGCCGCAGGATGAAAGCTCGAGCACCGGGGGTGCCGCATGA
- a CDS encoding LPS-assembly protein LptD, which yields MAVKDRGNIRRLTVALLTSVAVCAFPPAGQFAFAQDASQTSALTSNLPEDAKLLLAANELIYDKDAERVSATGAVQINYAGYQMVARRVDYDQKTGRVTASGNIELIEPTGNRIYAESLDVTDNFSDGFIKALRIETSDNTRVVGESAERVGGTQMILHKGVYTACLPCAENPERPPLWQVKAERVVQDGKKHTVRLEKARFELFGYSLATLPFIEVPDNTVKRKTGFLFPEMRTSENLGFGIAVPYYIAIAPDRDATITTTGYTEQGALLEVELRQRFEKGEANLRLAGIDQMNPDRFTSNTSDANRDVRGLVASKGAFRINPRWSFGWDVMLQSDNNFARTYSLDGLNQSTHTNTAFLTGRGERNFFDMRGYYFDVQDADVNDTAEKQQAVVLPTIDYNYYSPEPVAGGQLSGTLNFTSLSRFDGDEALIDTNGDGIGDFTRFRGLKGNSTRLSAEAEWERTFSAPGGLQLTPLLAARGDAFGLSMDAPVGYTGNYTTDDAATRYMLTAGLEARYPWLITTNNSSHIFEPIAQIYVRNDEQMAGELPNEDAQSFVFDAANLFERDKFTGYDRVEGGSRANLGIRYTGSFDNGVGLRGILGQSFHLGGVNSFATEDLVAVGSDSGLETDASDYVAMAGVDLPFGVSLSTSVRLDEKTLELRRTDATAAYTSDRLQTSLTFTQLDAQPEYGFDEENQAISSSASVKINEFWSVYGSVNYDIDADVFNRRSIGISYADECTVLSIGYTDKYDPDDSSASDWTIGGRLVFRTLGEIKLSDNSFE from the coding sequence GTGGCGGTAAAAGACCGCGGGAATATCAGAAGGCTCACCGTAGCCCTGCTGACGAGCGTTGCTGTGTGTGCGTTTCCGCCTGCAGGGCAATTCGCTTTTGCACAGGACGCGAGCCAGACCTCCGCATTGACTTCCAATCTTCCCGAAGACGCCAAGCTCCTGCTTGCCGCCAACGAACTCATTTATGACAAGGATGCCGAGCGGGTTTCCGCCACCGGCGCCGTGCAGATCAATTATGCGGGCTACCAGATGGTTGCCCGCCGCGTGGACTATGACCAGAAGACCGGACGCGTCACCGCTTCCGGAAACATCGAACTGATCGAACCCACCGGCAACCGGATCTACGCCGAATCGCTCGACGTCACCGACAACTTCTCCGACGGCTTCATCAAGGCGTTGCGGATCGAGACGTCGGACAATACCCGCGTGGTCGGCGAAAGCGCCGAACGCGTCGGCGGCACGCAGATGATCCTGCACAAGGGCGTCTACACGGCCTGCCTGCCCTGCGCGGAGAACCCGGAACGCCCACCGCTTTGGCAGGTCAAGGCCGAACGCGTTGTCCAGGACGGCAAGAAGCATACCGTGCGGCTGGAAAAGGCCCGGTTTGAGCTGTTTGGCTATTCTCTGGCCACGCTGCCATTCATCGAAGTGCCGGACAATACCGTCAAGCGCAAGACCGGCTTCCTTTTCCCCGAAATGCGGACCTCCGAGAACCTCGGTTTCGGCATCGCGGTTCCCTACTACATCGCCATCGCGCCGGATCGCGACGCCACCATCACGACGACCGGTTACACCGAACAGGGCGCATTGCTCGAAGTAGAACTGCGCCAGCGGTTTGAAAAGGGCGAGGCCAATCTGCGGCTTGCCGGCATCGACCAGATGAACCCGGACCGCTTTACCAGCAATACAAGCGACGCAAACCGCGATGTGCGTGGTCTTGTGGCGTCAAAAGGGGCGTTCAGGATTAATCCCCGCTGGTCTTTCGGCTGGGACGTGATGCTGCAAAGTGACAACAACTTTGCCCGGACCTATTCTCTTGACGGTCTCAATCAGTCCACGCACACGAACACCGCATTCCTAACAGGCCGCGGCGAGCGCAACTTCTTTGACATGCGTGGCTATTATTTCGACGTGCAGGATGCCGACGTCAACGACACGGCTGAAAAGCAGCAGGCGGTCGTCCTGCCGACGATCGACTACAACTATTACTCGCCTGAGCCTGTCGCTGGCGGACAATTGTCCGGCACGTTGAATTTTACCTCGCTCTCGCGCTTCGATGGTGACGAAGCGCTGATCGATACGAATGGCGACGGCATTGGTGATTTCACGCGTTTTCGTGGCCTGAAGGGCAACTCCACCCGGCTTTCGGCCGAAGCGGAATGGGAGCGGACGTTCAGTGCGCCGGGCGGCCTGCAGCTGACGCCATTGCTTGCAGCGCGTGGCGACGCGTTCGGCCTGTCGATGGATGCGCCGGTTGGCTATACCGGCAACTACACCACCGACGATGCCGCGACACGCTACATGCTGACGGCGGGGCTTGAGGCTCGCTATCCGTGGCTGATCACGACCAATAACAGCAGTCATATCTTCGAGCCGATCGCGCAGATTTACGTGCGCAACGACGAGCAAATGGCTGGCGAACTGCCCAATGAAGACGCGCAGAGCTTCGTCTTTGATGCGGCCAACCTGTTCGAGCGTGACAAATTTACCGGCTATGACCGCGTCGAAGGCGGCTCCCGTGCCAACCTCGGCATCCGCTACACCGGCAGCTTCGACAACGGCGTGGGCCTGCGCGGCATCCTGGGCCAATCCTTCCATCTAGGCGGGGTAAACTCGTTTGCAACGGAAGACCTCGTCGCCGTCGGCTCGGATTCAGGCCTTGAAACCGATGCCTCCGACTACGTGGCCATGGCCGGCGTCGATCTTCCCTTCGGCGTGTCGCTCAGCACCAGCGTGCGTCTCGACGAAAAGACGCTGGAACTGCGCCGCACCGATGCAACTGCCGCTTACACATCGGATCGGCTGCAGACGAGCCTCACATTCACACAGCTCGACGCACAGCCGGAATACGGCTTCGATGAGGAAAACCAGGCGATCAGTTCGTCGGCTTCGGTCAAGATCAACGAGTTCTGGTCTGTCTATGGCTCGGTGAATTATGACATCGACGCCGACGTGTTCAATCGTCGCAGCATCGGCATTTCCTACGCCGACGAGTGCACCGTTCTGTCGATCGGCTATACCGACAAATACGATCCGGATGACTCGTCTGCCAGCGACTGGACGATCGGCGGTCGACTGGTATTCCGCACACTCGGCGAGATCAAACTCAGCGACAATTCGTTCGAGTAG
- a CDS encoding SurA N-terminal domain-containing protein, which yields MASAKQGTSFMLAAVIALSLSVSPTFFAAPAAAATSVVAVVNKTAITSGDVARRAAFLRLQRRGGNTQKLAKEQLVDEALKRQEISRVGMSVSTSDVDAAFERFAASNKMTTAQLSGVLDQAGVGAAHFKAYIAVSMSWPRLVNARYAAGSKNKLSNQELVTRLLEKKQKPVTTEYFLKQIIFVVPASKKGIAGKRKAEAEKSRASFPGCDQAMVFAKNYLDVSVRDLGRVLEPELPPDWKPLIEKASGGTTGTRVTERGVEYLAICNQRQVSDDVAAEVVFRAEDLGKESEGENPDSDKYLEELRSKAQIVIQ from the coding sequence ATGGCTTCCGCGAAACAAGGGACAAGCTTCATGCTTGCCGCAGTGATCGCGCTGTCCCTCAGTGTCAGCCCCACATTTTTCGCCGCCCCGGCAGCGGCAGCGACTTCGGTTGTCGCCGTTGTCAACAAGACGGCAATCACCAGCGGCGATGTCGCGCGGCGGGCCGCATTCCTGCGTCTGCAGCGCAGAGGCGGCAACACGCAGAAGCTGGCCAAGGAGCAGCTTGTCGATGAAGCCCTGAAACGTCAGGAGATTTCACGCGTCGGCATGTCGGTCAGCACGAGCGACGTCGATGCGGCTTTCGAACGCTTTGCTGCTTCCAACAAGATGACCACCGCGCAGCTCAGTGGTGTGCTCGATCAGGCCGGCGTCGGCGCGGCACATTTCAAAGCATATATCGCGGTGTCGATGAGCTGGCCGCGGCTGGTCAACGCACGCTATGCGGCTGGCTCGAAGAACAAGCTCTCCAACCAGGAGCTGGTTACCCGTCTTCTGGAGAAGAAGCAGAAGCCTGTGACAACCGAGTATTTCCTGAAGCAGATCATCTTCGTGGTGCCTGCTTCGAAAAAAGGCATTGCCGGCAAGCGCAAGGCCGAAGCGGAAAAGTCACGCGCCTCCTTCCCAGGTTGCGACCAGGCCATGGTGTTTGCCAAGAACTATCTGGATGTGTCCGTCCGCGATCTCGGTCGCGTCCTTGAGCCTGAGCTTCCGCCGGATTGGAAGCCCCTGATCGAGAAGGCCAGCGGCGGCACTACCGGCACTCGGGTGACCGAGCGCGGGGTCGAATATCTAGCAATCTGCAACCAGCGCCAGGTTTCCGACGACGTGGCGGCGGAGGTTGTTTTCCGTGCCGAGGACCTCGGCAAGGAAAGCGAAGGGGAAAACCCCGATTCTGACAAGTATCTGGAAGAGCTGCGGTCCAAGGCCCAGATCGTCATCCAGTAA